In Edaphobacter aggregans, the sequence GACCGGCATCGGCGGCGGCATGAAGGAAGTGACGGCCATCTTCGAGGGCGACAAGGTCTACTCGCAGATGAAGTACGAGTCGGGCGTCCACCGCGTCCAGCGCGTTCCGGCAACCGAGACGCAAGGCCGCGTCCACACGTCTGCGATCACGGTAGCTGTGCTCCCTGAGGCCGAAGAGGTCGACATCAAGATCGAAGCCAAGGACCTCCGCGTCGACACCTTCTGCTCCTCAGGCCCTGGCGGACAGTCGGTCAACACGACCTACTCGGCCATCCGTATCACCCACCTGCCGACCAACACGGTCGTCTCCTGCCAGGACGAGAAGTCTCAGATCAAGAACCGCGAGAAGGCCATGCGAGTCCTACGCGCCCGGCTCTACGAGGTCGAAGAAGAACGCATCCACCAACTTCAGGCCAAGGACCGCAAGCAGCAGGTAGGCTCGGGCGATCGCAGCGAAAAGATCCGCACGTACAACTTCCCTCAGAACCGTGTCACGGATCATCGCATCGGCCTCACCAACCACCAGCTCAACATGGTCATGGAAGGCATGCTGCAACCCACTGTTGACGCCCTTATCGCCCATTACACAGCGGAGAAACTCAAGGCAGAAGCTACAGCTGCCTAATCCGCGTTAGATCTTCAGTAGAAAAATGCCGGAGCCAATGGCGGCTCCGGCATTGAGTTTAAGCACTGCGCTTATTTCTACTGCGCGTCTAATTCGCTGTTAGTTCAGCTGATCGACGTGCCGGGCCAGCAATACAGAATTGCCCGATAGAGGATCTTTGACCAGCAAGCCGACCACACGGATGTTGGATCCCGCCGTCAGGCTAGTCATACTGGTAAGTCCATCACGGAAGTCGGTAGCGGTGCCGAGGTAGACCGTCACCGGTCCCGGCACGAGCAGGCCGGCAAATCCGTTGATATTCATCTGGAACGTATCGTTGCCACTATTCATACTGCCGGCGACGACTGTTCCATTGAATCCCCAGTTGCGCAGCACAACTCGCTTCGCCGTAACTGCCTGGGCATTTGTTGCTCCACTTGCTGGGCCACCAATCGAGACATGCTGTCCCGGCAAGAGTGCCTTGGAGTTGAACAGGAATTGCGTCAGCGGATTATGCATCCAGTAGATAAAGTATTTCTCGTTCCCGGTGAGATTGACCGTGGCAATCTGTCCGAGCGAAAGCCCTGTCGTCGTCGGCAACAAATCACGCACATATAAATCGAAGCTGGTGGCAGTGCCCGACGGTGGCTGCACGTATGTCACTTGTCCGCCCGCATGGAAACCATCCTGCGAGAGAATCGCCACCTCATCGGCGGTGATCGTCGAGTCAGCGGTTGCAATCGTGCCCGAGACTTCCACGATGCTGCTCGTGGTCAGATCGCTCAGGCTTTCGCTGTTGTCGAACTCAGTCTGTCCATTCACCTGGACCGTGAACTGGCGTCCGTGCGGTCCCTGAATGACGAAGGATTGTCCCGAGGCATTGACGCTGACGACCGCCGCATCGAAGTCGTCGATATGTCCGCCAGAGTCGCTCGGTGCGACGGCGGTGACATTGAAAGTCGGTGTGACATTGCCGGTGATCTGGCCGGTGCTATCTACCTGAATCGACTTATACAAATCGAAGTCGACTCGCAGGCCAACTGGTCCAGTCTGGCTCACAATAAGCGGTGTCGGCAGAGTCACTTTGATCGTACTCGTCGACAACGTGGCCGGTTCTGTCTGAACGGTAGGCGCCGCTCCAGCCTGCGTGTTCAGATAGCCGATTGTCGTGGTGCCAAGCGTGATCTGCACGCTGTTGTAAGTGCCTACCGGTACCGCGTTCAGATCGAGCAGCGTCTGAAGGCCGTTGTAGCGCGCAAAGTCCACCGTCGGTGTGCCGCTGACAAGAGACACGCTGTTTCCACTCGAGTCAATCGCATTCACGCTCTGTATCTGGGTCGTAAATGAGATAACACCCGCGACAGGTGCATCGGTGCCAATCACGAACGCATTGCCGGTGACCGCGTTCGTCGTAGTTGTCGTGGTGCTGGCAGTGTTGGAGCCCGAGCAACCCGCTACCAGCATCGCTGCAAGCGGCACAGATACAAACGCGATCAAAGACCTGATGCCATAATTTTGATGAGACATAGTCGAACCTTTCCTCTCTCTTTCGATAAAGCAGTGAAGCAATCCAGATGCAGAGCAACATGCGACTGCTGACGTTTCGGAAAAATTGCGCACCAAGGCTTTCTCGTGAGGAGATGCCTCCTCTCAAGTCGAACCACACAACCAATCAGAAAAATGGGTACTCACAGCAAGTCGGAGGAGTCGAACCAGCATGTTCGCTGCCCTCGACGCTTCGAGTCATCACAATAAGTTCGCGTGACGGTGTGAGATCTGACTGTCTTCACTTATCGTCACTGGCCGTACGAACACAGCAAGTTGAAAAAAGTGTCGCGGAAAAAGAATCGGCTTCCCTAAAAGTGTCATCGGGGCAATCCTTGGGCAGAAGCACCAAGTGCCGGCGCTCAAATCTCCATATAAGGCCGATGAGGCCTGATGTGTGCGTCATCCAAAACTCCTAACCAAAGAAGGGTAGTCACTTAACGCTGGCCAATATCCCGGCACTCCCACCCCATCGTCATGCCCAACCCAGATTCCATTTAGCTTGGCACTCGTCCAGCGCGTAGGCGACAATTCGTTTAATCACGGAGCCTCAGTTTGCGATTCTCGGCCAACCCAATCGTCCCGATAAGCCTGATAGTAGCGGCCCTGGTCTTTGTCCTACCCAGCGTGGCCCAGCAGCAAACTTCTCCGTCCGACACCGACCTCCCGATCGAAGGCATTCTGCTTCGCCTGCAGATTCATCTTTGGAACTACATGGCCAACGTCCCCAGCTTCTTCTGCGACGAGCACGTCATCTCCGACATCAGTCAGATACGACTGACCGCCCGCAGCGTCGCAAACTCCGGCCGCACCACAACGGACTCCATCTTCCATCTCAAGCGCTCCGATCCCGGCGTCGTTCCAGTGCGGCTCACCGAAGCCCGCGAAATCAAAGCCGTGAACAATAAGCCCGCTCAAGGTGAAGCGATCACCGGTCCGGCCATCTTCTCGGGAGCCTTCAGCAGTGGTCTCAACGTCGTCTCTCTCGATCTCATGCCCTGCTATGACTATCGTGTCGTTCCGGGTCAGCGTCTTCACCACGCCCCGGTACTCGTCATCGACTACGCTCTCAAAGCATCCGTTGCCGCCAATAACAACTGTCCCGGCCCCGAAGCGGAAACGGGCCGCGCCTATATCGATCCCCAGACCTTCCAGCTTCTCCGCATAGAGATGCGCACGCCGAACCACGAACTCACCCCCGGAAGCAGCACCCTTACCCTGTGGACATGGTCCGTCGACTACGCTCCCGTCACCTTTGACAACAAACTCTTCTGGATGCCAAAGACCATCGATTCGGCGGTCACGGCCAACGACGGCAGCACCCGATGGTCCTTCGCCGCAACCTATCGCAACTATCACAAGCTCAACGTCACCTCTCGCATCGTCACCACCAGCGACAACTAGCCAACACGCCCCCACGTCAGCGACAATCCATACGGACATTGCCAGCAGCGAATCAGCGACAGTAACAAACGAAGGAGTTCCCGAACATGCACCAGCAGCGTCTCGTCTTCCAGCGCATCGCAAGCGCAATCACCCAAGCCGCGGCTGCACTCTGTTTGGTCTTCTCCCTGCCGACGACGTCCCTTAACGCTCAGTCTCAGGTTCCACCTCTCGCCGGCATTGCCCACGTGGCTATCCGCGTCCATGACCTTGCGGCCGCGCGAGACTTCTACGCCAAACTCGGTTTTCAGGAAGCCTTCAACCTAGCGAAAGGCGGCGTCGTCTACGAGTCCTTCATCAAGATCAATGACCACCAGTTCATCGAGCTCTACCCCGTCACCGCCAAGGATCCGAAGGCAGGATTCCTCCACCTCTGCTTCGAAGGCGACGACCTCAACGCCATCCACGACGACTACGCCAGCCGTGGTCTCACTCCCACCCCAGTTCGCAAAGCCGGGGCCGGGAACCTCCTCTTCACCATGGTCGGCCCTGAGCATCAGAACATCGAGTACACCCAGTACATGCCGGGTTCCCTCCACTACAACGACCGGGGCAAGCACCTCGACGAAGACCGCATCGCCGACCGTATGGTCTCCGTCTCCCTCGCCATGCAGGACACCGCCGCTGCTCGCGACTTCTACATCAACCAGCTCGCCTTCAAGTCCATCGCAGGCGACCCCATGTTCCTCCACCTTCCCGGAGACTCCGGTCAGGAGGTCGAGATCGCCCAAGCTGTTCTCGGCTCTCGCGCCAAAATGATCCTCGAAACCAAAAGCCTCACGAAGGCCGCACACCTCCTTCACAAGCAGCAGATCACGGATACCAAGATAAAGAACGACCTGGCAGTCACCGACCCTGACGGCAACATCATCCTCATCGAAGCCCGCTGGTAAAAACACATTCCGCTGAAGCACTGCAGCTCTCTCCTGC encodes:
- the prfA gene encoding peptide chain release factor 1 is translated as MFDRLDQLEARYEDLGNQLADPTIVTDQKRYQTTAKAHRDLEPTVEKFREYRSVKTAIADAKAMLAETDPDIRAMAQDELLALEPRLTQVEEDLKVLLLPKDPNDDKNIVIELRAGTGGDEAAIFVSEMFRMYLRFAEQHKWKVEVLSSSETGIGGGMKEVTAIFEGDKVYSQMKYESGVHRVQRVPATETQGRVHTSAITVAVLPEAEEVDIKIEAKDLRVDTFCSSGPGGQSVNTTYSAIRITHLPTNTVVSCQDEKSQIKNREKAMRVLRARLYEVEEERIHQLQAKDRKQQVGSGDRSEKIRTYNFPQNRVTDHRIGLTNHQLNMVMEGMLQPTVDALIAHYTAEKLKAEATAA
- a CDS encoding DUF5666 domain-containing protein, producing MSHQNYGIRSLIAFVSVPLAAMLVAGCSGSNTASTTTTTTNAVTGNAFVIGTDAPVAGVISFTTQIQSVNAIDSSGNSVSLVSGTPTVDFARYNGLQTLLDLNAVPVGTYNSVQITLGTTTIGYLNTQAGAAPTVQTEPATLSTSTIKVTLPTPLIVSQTGPVGLRVDFDLYKSIQVDSTGQITGNVTPTFNVTAVAPSDSGGHIDDFDAAVVSVNASGQSFVIQGPHGRQFTVQVNGQTEFDNSESLSDLTTSSIVEVSGTIATADSTITADEVAILSQDGFHAGGQVTYVQPPSGTATSFDLYVRDLLPTTTGLSLGQIATVNLTGNEKYFIYWMHNPLTQFLFNSKALLPGQHVSIGGPASGATNAQAVTAKRVVLRNWGFNGTVVAGSMNSGNDTFQMNINGFAGLLVPGPVTVYLGTATDFRDGLTSMTSLTAGSNIRVVGLLVKDPLSGNSVLLARHVDQLN
- a CDS encoding VOC family protein; this translates as MHQQRLVFQRIASAITQAAAALCLVFSLPTTSLNAQSQVPPLAGIAHVAIRVHDLAAARDFYAKLGFQEAFNLAKGGVVYESFIKINDHQFIELYPVTAKDPKAGFLHLCFEGDDLNAIHDDYASRGLTPTPVRKAGAGNLLFTMVGPEHQNIEYTQYMPGSLHYNDRGKHLDEDRIADRMVSVSLAMQDTAAARDFYINQLAFKSIAGDPMFLHLPGDSGQEVEIAQAVLGSRAKMILETKSLTKAAHLLHKQQITDTKIKNDLAVTDPDGNIILIEARW